The following is a genomic window from Paenibacillus sp. FSL R5-0766.
CGGTCAGAAGGCAGATTAACCGAATGAATGGAGTGCACTTGCCCCGGATGCGCCGAGAGTACGATGATCCGGTCGGACAGAAATACGGCTTCAGGGATGCTGTGTGTGACAAAGAGGAAGGTCTTTCCTGTTGAGCGCTTGATCTCAAGCAGCTCCAATTGAAGCTTTTCTTTGGTGAATTCGTCCAGGGCCGAAAAGGGTTCATCCATGAGCAGCAATGGCGGATCAAGCGCAAGGGCACGTGCAATGGATACACGTTGCTGCATCCCGCCGCTGAGCTGCCATGGATAATGGTCTGCGAAGCGGGTTAGCCCTACCATTTCAAGCAGTTCACCGCTAATGCGGCGGCACTCCTTACGGCGGGTACCCAGCAGTTCCAAGGGCAATTCCACATTGTGACGAACGGTGCGCCAATCGAACAAGGCGGGTGTCTGGAAGACAATGCCGAACTGTCGCTGTAGCCGGGCCCGCTCAGGCTCCTGACCTGCAATGCGAACGGTGCCTGAGGTGGGCTGAAGTAGATCACCCACCAGCCGGAGCAAGGTCGACTTGCCACACCCGGAAGGGCCAAGCAGCGAGACAAACTCATTGGACTGGATCTGGAATGTAACATCCGACAAAGCAGTGACTTGTTGTGTACCTGTGCCAAAAACAACGGACACATGATCTACATCAATATGGCAGGCTTCGGGGACTGTAGCTGAGGGTGCGGAGGACATGGGCATTCTCCTTTGTGGAAGTTATTTTCATTACACACCAAGGCTGAATGGGAGGTTTATATACACAAACGTAACAGGTTTTGCTTGTTAGATAATACTATATCGCTTTGGGCGGGAATTACATTATACAGTGTGTTTTGAGTATGGGCCTGTTCATGTTACACAATGTAAAATGAGATAGATTCTCAGATACATCCATGTGAGTTTTCTTCGTAGATAGCTAACATATATTTCACCTAACAACAAACGCACGATCATTTGTATTTATTGAATAAATATTCGGAAAATATGACATATACCCTCGTATTCTTGGTCGTTTTCTTGTATAAAGATTGAATAGACGTACAAGGAGTTCCACCTCCACGTGAGTCAAAGCTCCTGAATGATGAAGGCGGTATCACCATTCCGGATCAATCGCCACGCATGTTGGAATTCTCAGTCATGTAACGCTTTGAAAACCACATATATAGGTCTATCCAAAGATCAGTAGAACGAAGCTTTCAAATCCAGAAATCGGGGTGGTCATGATGTTTGATTGGCTGGGATGGAGAAAAGGATTGCCGCTGTGGCGATCGTATCTGTTGAACGCACATATGAAGGAAGATGTGGAACAGATTTTTGAGGGAATTGCCGAAACGAGACGGCAGATTATGATGGACTGGGCAGATGAACAGTGGAATCACCTGGATCGTTTGCTTCAACAGATACAGTCGGTCCAATTACAGGATGTATTACAAGGATCACAGCAACGAAGCAAACTAGATGCATGGTTTCAATCCAGTTATATTCGAGCCGTAGACAGTACGGAGCTATTCATGCTGAACGAACAGAATCAGGTGGTATTCTCTACATATAAGAAACATATTGGACAGATCTATGAAGATTACGAAGCTTTAATTGGACCAGGATTGAAATACTCCAGAGTAGATCATCATGGTAAAAAATGCTTGTATGGTCCTTATTCTGATCCACTGACGTTGGATATTGGTCCACGCTCGTCCGCTTTTCACGATGATGTCACCTTGCTGTTTATCTCCCCAATCTTGCAGGAAGGTCGATATGTCGGTTCATTATGCAGCCGTGTACCCGGGGATGTACTGGGTGACCTGATCCAACGAGAATCAGGCCATATCTATCCCGATTCCGGTGACAATTACCTCTTTATGGCTGAGTCCATATTACGGCCCCATCTGCAACCCGGTACCGCCTTATCCCGAAGCCGCTTCGAAGACCGCACCTTTACGCATGGGGAAAACCTCAAAGATGGTGTCACCACCGAATGGGGTATCGTTTCCGTTAAGGAGCACACCGAGCTGGAACTCATGTTCACTGATCCGTCGACCGGAGAACTGCACCCCGGGGTAGCAAACACCATTCAGAATGGTTCCAATCTGTTCGTAGCTTTTCCCGGCTACTCGGATTACCGCCATATTTCTGTGATCGGCAAAGGCATCACCTTCCAGCTGCCACACTGTCCTGATCGCTGGGGCATGATGTGTGAAGGGGATCTGGAGGAAGTGTATCGGATACGAAGCATCGGCTGGCGCCAGTTCAAGCAGCACAGTCTCTTCACGCTTTTGTCAGGCGTTGCAGGAGCCGCGCTTGTCTATGCCCTCACTGGTAGCGGTTGGAGTGCGGCAGCAATGGCCGCTTTTAATGTGTTATTCGGATCCTTCACTGCATTACAGCTGCATCGTAGCCAATATCGACGGGTGCATGAAGACTTGCGTCGCATCAGCCGATTTATTCGAATTAACGCCGAAGGCAGGGGGGATCTGACCCAGCGCCTGGACACGTCTGCTTTTGCCCAAGACGAATCCGGTGAACTGGCGAAGTGGATCAACAACATGATTGACTCTCTGGAAGGCATTATGCTGAAGGTACAACTTGCCACGGTAGACGTTATGGATAATCAGGTTCAGATGCGAACTTCAACAGAGACAACCCAGGGTACGACTGAGCGTGTAAACCACAAGCTTGGTTCGATGATTCAGGCCATTCGCACTCAACTGGAAGATCTCGACCAGGCCAAGATTGCTGCCGATCACATGCGCATAACGCTGCAACAACTGGAGACCTCTGCTACCGAACAGATCGGCGTGGCTCAGCAGGAAGTGGAACGAATCGGCGACAAAATGACCCAAATCTCAGGAGCGGTGTCCGATACCAACCGTACCATCCTGTCCTTCATGGATACCATGAAAGAGATTTACCGTGCACTGGCTGTCATTGATGAAATTTCAGCTCAGACGAACCTGCTGGCTCTGAATGCTACCATTGAAGCTGCACGCGTGGGCGAACATGGCCAAGGCTTCTCGGTTGTGGCAGGGGAAATCCGCAAGCTGGCTGATTTATCCCGCTCTTCTACGGAAAATATTCATCAGATTCTGGACCGAATCTCAACAGCAGCAGGAGCTGCGTCCCAGTTAATTACAGAGGGAGATCAGGTACTGGCTGAAGGAACAACACTGGTTCAGGCCGCTTCGCAACTTTTGCAAAATGCTACCGCTGAAGAAACCGAGCGCACACAAGTCGTGGATCAGGTGGTCATGCTGATGGAGAATATTGCTGCAATCAGCCACCAAAACCGGGCGACTTCCGCTGAGGTGGAGGCCGAGATGATGGAGCTGATTCGTGATATGTTGCAGGTTCAGCATTCTTCGCATAATGTGGAAGCCATTACGGTCTTTCTGCAACAACTCGTGGGTCAATTCCATCTGAATCACCCCGCCAAAAATGCTGTCATCTGACGTCATCGTTGACGCGGATTGGAGAAATAGCTAAAATTTGATGCAACTGTTCCTTTTGAAATTGTCGTATCATTTATAATAGAAGATTTCCAATCTGAACCGATGAAAGGGTGGTCTGCATGGAACTGCTTCAGGATTCATTTGGCCGGATACATGACTACATCCGTATTTCTGTTACGGACCGCTGTAATTTACGCTGTGTGTACTGCATGCCTGCAGAGGGTATGGAGTTTGCTCCACATGATGAGATTATGAGCTACGAAGAAATAGCACAGGTGCTGAAGGTACTTGCCCCGATGGGCATGCGCAAAGTCCGACTCACCGGGGGCGAACCGTTGGTACGCAAGGATCTGCATAAGCTCGTCAGCATGATCTCGGCAATTGACGGGATTGACGATATTGCCCTGACTACCAACGCTCTTCTGCTGGACAAACAAGCTCAGGCGTTAAAAGATGCTGGGTTGAACCGGATTAACATCAGTCTGGATTCCCTGCGCGCTGATCGCTTCTCCATGATTACCCGCGGCGGAGATGTGAACAAGGTGCTGAAAGGCATTGAAGCTGCAACTGCCGCTGGCCTTGCTCCGATCAAGCTGAATGTTGTGCTTATGAAGGGTATCAACGATGATGAGATCAAGGATTTTATTGCAATGACGATTGATCAACCTCTTCATGTACGTTTTATTGAATATATGCCGATTGGACAGGCTTCGGATTCATGGCGCAAATCCTATTTGCCGCTGGAAGCTGTGACAGATGTATGTGCTGAAGCAGGCTGGACGGTAGAAAATACAACAGGCCCTGCGGGCAATGGCCCATCACGAAATATGAAAATTGTGGGCTCCGAAGGCACATTTGGATTGATTCATCCCGTAAGCGATCATTTCTGTGACAATTGCAACCGACTTCGGTTGACCGCTGATGGACATATCAAAGCCTGCCTCTACTGGTCGGATGAGTATAATGTTCGCCGCTTCGTGGATGATCCGGACGCTATGGCGGCACTTTTCCTCAAAGCGCTGGGTACGAAACCAAAGAATCATGAGATGGCTCTGGCTTTGGAACAAAAAATGCAATCGCACACGCCGACGGTACGCCGCATGTCCCAGATTGGCGGATAACAACAGTACGCAATATAACTCAACCGCGTATTCCTGCATATCGATATATATCTTTACCGTCAGGATGACCTCTCAACACAACGAATGAGGTAGCGCTGGCGCGGTGAACCCTTACGTAAATCAGCATTCATAACGTGAAGTGGAGCGTGTCATAAGGCATAGGTGGATAACCAAAGCAGACGAGAACTTAATTGTTTTCGTCTGCTTTTTCGTTATGTTTTCATAAGTTTCTGAAAAACTTTAATTTCCCTGTTTCATTTGTTAAAAATTTAATTAATATACCTTATGCCCTTATCAGGTCTTCAAGATTCCGATAATTCTGACGATGTATACAATACATCTAGATGATACATATACATAATAGGAGCTGAACCTTATTGAACATCGTTGAAGCACTCGTTGCAGCAAGTCCATATTTTAAAATTATGCTGAAAGAACATGATATCATGATTGCGGTAACCGACACGGAGAAGTTCTGGTATTATGTTCCCAGCAATGAACTCGATCTGGGCATCAAGGCAGGAGACCCCGTTTCCCTCGATGACCCTACACTCCGCCGGGCACTTATACATGGAGAAACTTCAGCGAACCGTATTGACGCAAAATTCTATGGTACATCCATCAACTCGGCGGCCACCCCACTTCGGGATGAACAAGGAAATATCGTGGGCACACTTGCCATTGGTTTCTCTCTTCAGAACGAGGAAAAACTGGAGTACTTCACTGAATTGATCGGCGGTATCAGCGGAAAATTAACAGATATGGTGCAGACGGTAGCTGCCCAATCCGAGCAATTGACGGCATCTTCCACGCAGATTTTGGATAATACCCGCATGGCTGTGCAGAACTCAGGTGAAGTGAACAAAGTTGCCGCATTCATCCGCGAAATCTCAGAACAGACCAATCTGCTAGGCCTGAATGCAGCCATCGAAGCAGCCCCGAGCAGGTGAGGCAGGCGCCGGATTCAGCGTCGTTGCATCTGAAGTGCGTAAACTTTCTACGGGTACCAAAGAAGCTACGGTGAACATCGAACGTTCCTTGAAAGATGTCCAGCATTCCATCCAGCAGATGGAGCAGGAGATCACATCCATCTCACAGTCTAGCAACCAACAAGCGGTGCTGGTAACCGAGTTCAGCGAGGTCATTGATCAGTTGAACAGTGTAAGCCGGGATCTGAAAGTGTTTATTGAATCCATGCTGCTGAAGGCGGAATAGATCCGATTATGATTTCCATAACTCAAATGACCAACCATATATAAGAGACACAACACCAAAGCATTATCGAGCACTACAGTTCCAACTCAATAACTTGATCACCAGGCATGCTGATAATCACATTCAGCACCCACATTGAACTCTCCGTGCGATTGACGTCACGGGGAGTTTTTTTATTTTAAACAGGATGAGCCACATCACGGTCCTTCTATGCATAGATGAGCTTCCACAGCATCATAACTGCCAGCCCAACCATGACTACAGCGGACAACCGATTAAACACCAGACTGATGCGTCCAGTTCGATCCGTTCTGCCAATCACCCTTCCTGCGCCTGCAAGTCCCAAGAACCATATCCACGATACAGCCGCGGCTGTCAGGGCAAAATAGATGCGCTCCACCCCTTCATAGTGAAGTGAACTGGTGCAAATCACAGCAACCGTGTCCAGCAGAGCATGCGGATTGAGTAAAGATACCGATGCGGCAAACGCAATCTGTCGCCCCGCTGACATTACCGTCTGTGAACCTTCCACAGATTCGGACGACCTCCAGATACTCCAAGCCATATACAGCAAAAACAAGCTTCCTGCTCCATACAACACATTCGCCAGCAATGGCCATTGCAGCAAAATGAGTGATACTCCTCCAACGGCTGCCCCGATCAACAACGTATCACTGACCCCTGCCGTTATTACAGCAGGCAGTGCATGTATATAACGCCTCTGGCTCATTCCCTGGTTAAAAATAAATACATTCTGCACACCCAGTGGCAAGATCAGGCCAAACGCCAGAACCACTGCATGAATAACAACCTCCATCATTCTTCCCCCTTATCTCTGTATTCCATAGTAGAGCAGATGATGGCTGGCGTAACCAACCACTTGGATGGCATCAGACCCAACCAAATGATATAGTGTTTGTTACAAAGTGTCATTTCAGAAGTTAACTATATAAAAAATAAAAATTTACACGTAAACGGAGAGGGCAGAAATAACCTGAAGAAGCGAAGCGTTCGCCTTTATCCCCAGATTTTCACCTTTATAAAATCAAATTTAAAAAAATCTGGGGATAACAGCGATCGGAAGGTTGTTCTGCCATCGGAGTACCAAGTGTAAATTCAAACGGAGGTGATTCTGCCTGTCATGGAACGTTCTGATTCTCGGCTAAACATGGAGTGGAAGCCGAACCCCTCTCTCGACTTGCCCTTGTATCGCCAGATTGAAGCCTATGTCCGGCAGAAAATCACAACGGGCGAATGGTCAGCAGGATATCGTCTCCCCTCACAGCGAATATGGGCTGAGTCCATGGGGGTAAACCGCAGTACATTGGTCACTGCCCTTGATAATCTGGCAGCCGCTGGTCTGATTGAAGGCAGACATGGCGGGGGAACTTATATTTCCGGCTCCGGTTGGCATGGTATGGCTCATGGAGCGATGCCCAATTGGAACGAAGCCATTGAGGAGGGCTGGTATTATCCCAACTTGCCCGAGATCCAGCAGATTAATCAGGCTGAATTCCGACCTGGCATCATACGTCTTGGTACAGGGGAGCTTGCCCCGGAACTGATGCCTCAGGATGCTTTTAACGACATTCTGTACTCCCTGTCCCAGCGTTCTCGTACACTCAACTACCTGGAACCTCAGGGAAGCCTGGAGCTTCGTGAGGCTTTATCCGCCCATTTGCAGACGACTGGCATTCATGCCTCTCCAGATTCCATACTGATCGTATCCGGCTCACTTCAGGCGCTGCACTTGATTTCGGTCGGACTGCTCCCTCGCGGCTCAGCAGTTCTGCTGGAAAAACCGTCGTATCTCTATTCCATTCACGCCTTTCAATCGGCAGGGTTGAAAATGAGTGGTATCCCGATGGATGACGATGGATTGCACATTGCTCGTCTGGAGGACGCGGCGCAGCATGTCAAAGATCAAGACCACATCTCGCTTCTCTATACGATCCCGAGCTTCCATAATCCCACCGGCTCTGTGATGAGTGATCACCGCTGGGAAGAACTGATGACCACCGCTCGAACACTAGGCATCTCCATACTGGAGGATGCCGCCTACAGTGATCTGTGGCTGGATACTCCTCCTCCGTCATCGCTGAAGGCGCGTGACCAAGAAGGACGGGTGCTGCATATGGGTACTCTGTCAAAGGCAGTCAGCCCCGGTCTGCGCCTCGGATGGCTAGTCGGGCCAGAGCCGGTCATTCGCCGTCTCGCAGATATCAAGATGCAGACCGATTATGGCACCAGTTCACTCGCCCAAGAAGCTGCTGCCCTGTGGTTCGCAGAAGGACATCACGCTGGACATATGGAACGCCTTCGCCCTGAGTTACGCAAACGAAGAGACTTCATGCTGGATCTGTTGCGACAGTACTTTCATGACATTGCGGAGTGGGAAATACCCGCTGGCGGGTTTTACATCTGGTTGCAATTCGCTGTCTCCCCTCTCTCTATCCGCCAATTGTTCCATACCTGTCTGGAGCAGAATGTACTAATCCACCCGGGTTATCTGTATGATCGGCTGGACGCGAGTCACATTCGGCTCTCATACGCGTATGCTTCCCCCGATGAGATGGAACATGGGTTAAAACGCCTCGCAGAAGCTGTCTACAGGCTCATGGATTCTGGCTCCTGACTTCGAATGTTGGTTCCTGATTTCACAATCAAAAAATAGCCTTGACTTGGAAGGACCATGTCCTTCAGATCAAGGCTATTCGCGTAAGTATCGTAAGTTTGTCCGAATACCAGTACGGGCAGATACCAGCTGCGCTGCGGGATACCTTTGAATGTTTTACCCTTTTACCGCACCCTCTGCAATCCCCTCCATGATGAACTTCTGGAAGAACGCATAGATCAGAATAACCGGAATCGCAGTCAGTACCAGGGAGGACAGAATCAACGGCCATTCCTTGTTGTATTCCCCAAACAGCATGTTCGTGGACAGAATCAGCGTATAACGATTCACATCGGTCAGCATGAGCAGTGGCAACAAGAAGTCATTCCAGATCCACAGGAAGTCCAGAATCGCGATGGTGACTGTGATCGGCAGCAAGAGTGGGAAGATAATCTGGAAGAACGTCTGGAACTCATTACATCCGTCCATCTGGGCTGACTCCTCCAATTCACGCGGAATGGACTTCACAAACCCGTGATAGAGGAAGATTGCCATATTCACGCCAAGTCCGATATAGATCAGGGCCAATCCGTACGTGCTTCCTTGCACCCCCATGCCTTTGGCTACCCGTGTCAGCGGAATCATGATCGAGTGGAACGGCACCAGCATGGATGCAACAAACAGGAAGAAGATCAGGTTACTCAAACGGCCGGAGGTACGTGACAGCTTGTATCCCGCCAGTGAGGCACAGAAGACGATACCACCGATCCCCAGAAAGGATACAATTGCCGAGTTCATGGAACTGCCCAACAGATTGATTTTGTTAAACGCGTCCGAATAATTCTCCCAGTGCAACGTTGTTGGCAGCGCGAGAAAAGATTGGAACATCTCACCCTGTGTTTTGAAAGAGTTCACAACCGCCATGTAGATCGGTAGCATAGCGACGAGAGAGCCCAGAATCAGCAGCAGTCGAATCAGATAACTATTCAGTCGTTGCATCCTCATGCTTCCACCTCTTTCTTCTTCATGACGGTGATCTGGATGAGTGTAAAGATGAGCACGATGATGAACAGCACAACCGATTTGGCACTCGCATAGCCGTATCTGAAGTTGTTGGAGAATGCTTCTTCATAGATGTTCATCGTGATCACCTGCGTGGCCCGACCCGGTCCGCCACCAGTCAGTCCATACACCACTTCAAACACTTTGAATGCTCCGTTCAGCGTCAGGAAGAAACAGATGGTCACGGCATGAGTAATCATTGGCAACACCACATTGCGCAGCACCTGGAATGCGTTGGCCCCATCAATAACAGCCGCTTCCTTGAGGCTTTTTGGCACACCCTGGAGAGCAGCCAGATAGATGATCATCATATACCCTACACCGTTCCAGAGCGATACGATCAGAATAGAGTAAAATGAAAACTTCGGATCACCCAGCCATTGCTGGTCGAGGAACGAAAAGGCCAGTTTCTCTGCGAGCTGTGGCAGCACCTGAGAGAAGATGAAGGTCCACATGAAAGCACTGATGATTGTACTGATCATGTTAGGCATGAAGAACAGCGTCCGAAAGAGCCCTTTGCTGCGCGTTCGTGACTCAATCAACACGGCCAGCAGCAAGGCAATTCCATTTTGCAGAATCAGCATAAATATTACATATTTCATCGTGAACCACAGGGAGTTCAGAAAGTCAGGATCTTCTTTGAACAATTCCACAAAGTTGCCCAGACCGATAAAGCTGTAATCCCGATTGAGTCCGTTCCAATCCGTCAGACTATAGAACATGCCACTAAACGTGGGATACAGCAGGAAAATCGCATAGATGACAAAGGCAGGCGCAGTGAACGCGAGCAGTGACAGATACTTCTTGAACACATTCGTAGCCATTGGTTCTCCCCCTTTTCACTCGAAGCGGATGATCGTAAACGAGGGAACAAAGAACGTTCTGCCTGCCATATCATCTGCTTGGAGACTGCGACGAAACAAAGTACCGCTAATTTGTTGACAAAACTCCCAAAACCGTTGAGATATTGCCAACAAAAGCAGGTACTAAATTTCTCACAACTCCCTACTTGTTGACTTTGTTGTAGGATTTCCACGCCTTGTCGAGCGCATCGATAACCTGCTGTTGATTTAATTGCCCAGAGTAGTAACCTTGCAACGCTTTGCCTGACTCGTCTTTCACCGCTTGAGGGAGGGATGGGTCCTCATAAGCTTTACCTTCACTCACATATTTCTGAGCATCGTCTACCCACGGGAAGCTCTTGAAGTCATGGATCTTGGCAATCGGATTAAATTTGAGTGCTTCGAAGAATGCACTTGAATCCTTGTCATCGAGAATGTAGTTCACGAAATCGAGTGCCACTTCTTTGTTTTTGCTAGATGATGATACTGCAAGTGAAGTGGAGGTGCTCAGATTGATTTTGGTATCATCCGGATTGTCATTGATCGGCATGGGTGCTACACCAAAGTTCAAGTCCGGGTTGGACTTCAGAATGGTTTCGGCAAACCATGGTCCCTGAATCCACATCGCGGCGCTTCCTGAAGCGAAGGCTGCTGAACCATCATCTCCGCCCACTTCCAGCGCTTTGTCCGTTCCATTGGCATTGACGAGATCGAAGATATCAAACAACGCTTTCATATCGGAGAAGGAGCCCTGATCCTGATTCATCTTCTCCACGAAGTCTTTGTGCTCAGACTGAGTTAATGCACCCACGGTAAGTGGCAGGAATAATTGCGGAATCCAGGCTTCTTTGTAGGACAGTTCAAACGGTGTAATGTTGGCTGCTTTGAGTTTCTCCACGACCGCTTTCATTTCCGTTAACGTCGTTGGCACTTCCAGCCCTTGCTCTTCAAAAATATCTTTATTGTACAGATAGCCCCATGATACTGTTTCCAATGGAACAGCTACGATTTTGCCCTCCGCATCCGTTATGGAAGGTTTAACCGAATCCAGCAGCTTATCGACAAAAGGTTGGCCCGACAGGTCTTCCAGATAACCAGCTTTGCTGAATGGTGGAATCTCATTGACTGCATGCAAGGCGAACACATCCGGTGCATCATTAGAGGCGAGTCGTGTCTTCAGTATCTGAGGGGCATTGTCCGCAGGCGGCATCTCCAGTTGCACGTTCACTTCAATGTTTTTCTCTGCTTTCTCCTTGGCTTTGAACTGTTCTATATATTTATCGTAGTGTTCTTTCAGCCGAGGTTGTGCAACGAATACTTTGAGTGATACCGTGCTGCCTGACGCCGATTCCTCCTGCCCATTTTCCGTTCCTGCATTGGAACCGCAACCTGCGAGCAGAACACTGACCAGTACCGCACTTGCTACGCTTTTCCATACTTTCATCTCTTATGACCTCCCGGTGTGTAACTGGTTTGTCTTTCATAGGCTCATTATATATCAGAAAATGAAAGCGCTTCATTGGACAAAATTAGACTTGTGTATTGGATTATTTTAAACCTTAATCCTGCCGCAAATGCTCTATCAAACGACTCATTCCGTGCTACTGGCTGAATTGCCTGACATACGAGCCTGTCCCTTCCGCATCTCCCCTGGAGATATTCCGAAATGCTTCTTAAACACTCGATAGAAGTAGGACACATCCTCATAACCCGCCATCTCGGCAATATGCTTGAACGGAATCTGTTCGTCCATCACCCATTCCTTCGCTCGCGTCATACGTAATTGGACAACATAGTCGGTCACGTTCACCTCATACTCTTTCTTGAATACCTTGCTGAGATATTCCTTACTAACAAAAAAGATCTGGGCGAGCTGCTCCAGCGTAATCATCTCCATACAGTGTTGCTGAATGTATTGCTTCACTTCGTCGAGGTTCAGCTTGTTCTTAAATTTGCGCTGCGCAATCAGCTGCTCCAAAGCCTGATAGTATGGAGTCGAAATCCATGTGATCGTGGATTCGATGGAAGCCAGTGCAGCCGCAGGAGGTAGCGCCGTTGCTTCGGGCC
Proteins encoded in this region:
- a CDS encoding ABC transporter ATP-binding protein — its product is MSSAPSATVPEACHIDVDHVSVVFGTGTQQVTALSDVTFQIQSNEFVSLLGPSGCGKSTLLRLVGDLLQPTSGTVRIAGQEPERARLQRQFGIVFQTPALFDWRTVRHNVELPLELLGTRRKECRRISGELLEMVGLTRFADHYPWQLSGGMQQRVSIARALALDPPLLLMDEPFSALDEFTKEKLQLELLEIKRSTGKTFLFVTHSIPEAVFLSDRIIVLSAHPGQVHSIHSVNLPSDRHSELRETEAFYHMITTIRNCFYEERDESHVSAVL
- a CDS encoding methyl-accepting chemotaxis protein; translation: MMFDWLGWRKGLPLWRSYLLNAHMKEDVEQIFEGIAETRRQIMMDWADEQWNHLDRLLQQIQSVQLQDVLQGSQQRSKLDAWFQSSYIRAVDSTELFMLNEQNQVVFSTYKKHIGQIYEDYEALIGPGLKYSRVDHHGKKCLYGPYSDPLTLDIGPRSSAFHDDVTLLFISPILQEGRYVGSLCSRVPGDVLGDLIQRESGHIYPDSGDNYLFMAESILRPHLQPGTALSRSRFEDRTFTHGENLKDGVTTEWGIVSVKEHTELELMFTDPSTGELHPGVANTIQNGSNLFVAFPGYSDYRHISVIGKGITFQLPHCPDRWGMMCEGDLEEVYRIRSIGWRQFKQHSLFTLLSGVAGAALVYALTGSGWSAAAMAAFNVLFGSFTALQLHRSQYRRVHEDLRRISRFIRINAEGRGDLTQRLDTSAFAQDESGELAKWINNMIDSLEGIMLKVQLATVDVMDNQVQMRTSTETTQGTTERVNHKLGSMIQAIRTQLEDLDQAKIAADHMRITLQQLETSATEQIGVAQQEVERIGDKMTQISGAVSDTNRTILSFMDTMKEIYRALAVIDEISAQTNLLALNATIEAARVGEHGQGFSVVAGEIRKLADLSRSSTENIHQILDRISTAAGAASQLITEGDQVLAEGTTLVQAASQLLQNATAEETERTQVVDQVVMLMENIAAISHQNRATSAEVEAEMMELIRDMLQVQHSSHNVEAITVFLQQLVGQFHLNHPAKNAVI
- the moaA gene encoding GTP 3',8-cyclase MoaA, with translation MELLQDSFGRIHDYIRISVTDRCNLRCVYCMPAEGMEFAPHDEIMSYEEIAQVLKVLAPMGMRKVRLTGGEPLVRKDLHKLVSMISAIDGIDDIALTTNALLLDKQAQALKDAGLNRINISLDSLRADRFSMITRGGDVNKVLKGIEAATAAGLAPIKLNVVLMKGINDDEIKDFIAMTIDQPLHVRFIEYMPIGQASDSWRKSYLPLEAVTDVCAEAGWTVENTTGPAGNGPSRNMKIVGSEGTFGLIHPVSDHFCDNCNRLRLTADGHIKACLYWSDEYNVRRFVDDPDAMAALFLKALGTKPKNHEMALALEQKMQSHTPTVRRMSQIGG
- a CDS encoding methyl-accepting chemotaxis protein; translation: MQPSKQPRAGEAGAGFSVVASEVRKLSTGTKEATVNIERSLKDVQHSIQQMEQEITSISQSSNQQAVLVTEFSEVIDQLNSVSRDLKVFIESMLLKAE
- a CDS encoding LysE/ArgO family amino acid transporter, giving the protein MMEVVIHAVVLAFGLILPLGVQNVFIFNQGMSQRRYIHALPAVITAGVSDTLLIGAAVGGVSLILLQWPLLANVLYGAGSLFLLYMAWSIWRSSESVEGSQTVMSAGRQIAFAASVSLLNPHALLDTVAVICTSSLHYEGVERIYFALTAAAVSWIWFLGLAGAGRVIGRTDRTGRISLVFNRLSAVVMVGLAVMMLWKLIYA
- a CDS encoding PLP-dependent aminotransferase family protein; this translates as MEWKPNPSLDLPLYRQIEAYVRQKITTGEWSAGYRLPSQRIWAESMGVNRSTLVTALDNLAAAGLIEGRHGGGTYISGSGWHGMAHGAMPNWNEAIEEGWYYPNLPEIQQINQAEFRPGIIRLGTGELAPELMPQDAFNDILYSLSQRSRTLNYLEPQGSLELREALSAHLQTTGIHASPDSILIVSGSLQALHLISVGLLPRGSAVLLEKPSYLYSIHAFQSAGLKMSGIPMDDDGLHIARLEDAAQHVKDQDHISLLYTIPSFHNPTGSVMSDHRWEELMTTARTLGISILEDAAYSDLWLDTPPPSSLKARDQEGRVLHMGTLSKAVSPGLRLGWLVGPEPVIRRLADIKMQTDYGTSSLAQEAAALWFAEGHHAGHMERLRPELRKRRDFMLDLLRQYFHDIAEWEIPAGGFYIWLQFAVSPLSIRQLFHTCLEQNVLIHPGYLYDRLDASHIRLSYAYASPDEMEHGLKRLAEAVYRLMDSGS
- a CDS encoding carbohydrate ABC transporter permease, which produces MRMQRLNSYLIRLLLILGSLVAMLPIYMAVVNSFKTQGEMFQSFLALPTTLHWENYSDAFNKINLLGSSMNSAIVSFLGIGGIVFCASLAGYKLSRTSGRLSNLIFFLFVASMLVPFHSIMIPLTRVAKGMGVQGSTYGLALIYIGLGVNMAIFLYHGFVKSIPRELEESAQMDGCNEFQTFFQIIFPLLLPITVTIAILDFLWIWNDFLLPLLMLTDVNRYTLILSTNMLFGEYNKEWPLILSSLVLTAIPVILIYAFFQKFIMEGIAEGAVKG
- a CDS encoding sugar ABC transporter permease; this encodes MATNVFKKYLSLLAFTAPAFVIYAIFLLYPTFSGMFYSLTDWNGLNRDYSFIGLGNFVELFKEDPDFLNSLWFTMKYVIFMLILQNGIALLLAVLIESRTRSKGLFRTLFFMPNMISTIISAFMWTFIFSQVLPQLAEKLAFSFLDQQWLGDPKFSFYSILIVSLWNGVGYMMIIYLAALQGVPKSLKEAAVIDGANAFQVLRNVVLPMITHAVTICFFLTLNGAFKVFEVVYGLTGGGPGRATQVITMNIYEEAFSNNFRYGYASAKSVVLFIIVLIFTLIQITVMKKKEVEA